The Mytilus galloprovincialis chromosome 2, xbMytGall1.hap1.1, whole genome shotgun sequence genome has a window encoding:
- the LOC143063520 gene encoding uncharacterized protein LOC143063520, with product MGEGVHLPEEYYDLPIRILSPSTRRLMSIHLDPPAVIPSSNGVLGDMSGLAELAGFEFCHIRYFETKYSRTFACLEEWGLRHSGTLGNLLKNLVIMERFDCLSEIKESVLRDIKSHIKRTTQNSETVLNIGNTDNENNFDSITGCKTVTSLNTTLKIVGENNLSDNGLPLLNTEKKVIGENNFSDDCLPSLNTDKNVFGENNLSDNCSIQEDEGYRTCSLNDEELQSLINGNENEAVNLQPNVENTISRVCSENTISRASSENTISRVSSENTSNITDQNRNETTKLAKITNTEDIEITIRSAVENKNCPIVESNKLKKLDKVEDTTRSICADDGVRYLLPRPVSPVYEDDGFLTTDDREGFLKKYSACICCADENINLANDIIVKYKDQKADFFLPQEALLSGKYEFETLAEVIETRCDSRLIVILSKHYLTSPACVFATQFVKTLDPDAKRRKIIPVLLDEDVSYPRVLRGISSIKARRLKFGHAFWNLLSSSLRLKKVINDEENVNNDNNYNMNSFDKTDQFCSHKQSDADQPMEKSERNNAVQQQMDHSNSTEKMSCVLTYDFPSEKSVASAACCDLPSGASGICPREQYASLATGKKDKKNPGLKTLRRIMKSLNIIDRKPKLQYTKRSHSTGEAIPPPLHEHVEPRSHSTIVPPTTYCSDELAHTCSSPVFNICHTESELTLSSDSDTLSGPNSTNNLSSCEYSEIKNNFSNDLQKLNKKSNTNSSSQSSGQNILSPNIELLSPKDSSTETNNLDSTVRQISSDDNVIPDTGSTSYDTTSILSGITSSDNNSIVSNSRKASLDNCSYASSFRQMKFGNDSRQTSFESNRSTSFDGNSMTSIEDNMAADKQTGFLSCEQMVNSDKGTRRRSGVVFEIML from the exons ATGGGCGAAGGAGTGCACCTTCCAGAAGAATATTATGACTTACCAATAAGAATACTTAGCCCTTCAACTAGACGTTTGATGTCAATTCATCTAGATCCACCAGCAGTTATACCGTCTTCAAATGGTGTTCTAGGTGACATGTCTGGTTTGGCAGAACTAGCTGGATTTGAGTTTTGTCATATTCGATATTTTGAAACTAAGTATAGCAGAACGTTTGCTTGTTTAGAGGAATGGGGACTGCGGCATTCGGGAACCCTCGGGAATCTACTCAAGAATTTGGTTATCATGGAACGATTTGACTGTCTCTCTGAAATAAAAGAATCTGTAT TGAGAGATATTAAAAGTCACATCAAAAGGACAACACAAAATAGTGAGACGGTGCTTAATATTG GTAATACTGataatgaaaacaattttgattcAATTACTGGATGTAAAACTGTAACATCGTTAAACACAACTCTCAAAATTGTTGGTGAAAACAACTTGTCAGATAATGGTTTGCCATTgttaaacacagaaaaaaaagttattggtGAAAACAACTTCTCCGATGACTGTTTACCATCGTTAAACACAGATAAAAATGTTTTTGGTGAAAACAACTTATCCGATAACTGTTCGATACAAGAAGATGAAGGTTATAGAACGTGCTCGTTGAACGATGAAGAACTTCAATCCTTAATAAATGGGAACGAAAACGAGGCAGTGAATcttcaaccaaatgttgagaATACAATAAGTAGAGTTTGTAGCGAGAATACCATAAGTAGAGCTAGCAGCGAGAATACAATAAGTAGAGTTAGTAGCGAGAACACATCAAACATTACAGATCAGAACAGGAATGAGACAACTAAACTTGCAAAGATTACCAATACAGAAGATATAGAGATAACTATTCGAAGTGCAGTTGAAAATAAAAACTGCCCAATAGTTGAAAGTAACAAACTTAAAAAGTTAGATAAGGTCGAAGACACAACGAGGAGCATATGCGCAGATGATGGGGTTCGTTATCTATTACCACGGCCAGTCAGTCCAGTTTATGAAGATGATGGATTTCTAACTACGGACGATA ggGAAGgtttcctaaaaaaatattctgctTGCATTTGTTGTGCTGATGAAAATATAAATCTCGCTAATGATATCATCGTGAAGTATAAAGACCAGAAAGCTGATTTCTTCTTGCCTCAGGAAGCATTGCTAAGTGGAAAATACGAATTTGAAACCTTGGCGGAAGTCATAGAAACAAG GTGTGACAGCAGACTTATAGTTATTCTGTCTAAACATTACCTTACCAGTCCTGCTTGTGTGTTTGCAACACAGTTTGTCAAGACGCTCGACCCAG ATGCTAAACGCAGAAAGATTATTCCTGTACTCTTAGATGAAGATGTATCTTATCCCCGTGTCTTACGTGGAATCAGCTCAATTAAAGCCCGGCGGCTAAAGTTTGGACATGCATTTTGGAATTTACTTAGTTCGTCGTTACGtcttaaaaaagttataaatgatgaagaaaatgtaaacaatgacaacaattacAACATGAACAGTTTCGACAAAACCGATCAATTTTGTTCACACAAACAGAGTGATGCAGATCAACCAATGGAAAAGTCGGAACGGAATAATGCTGTCCAGCAACAAATGGATCATTCAAATTCTACGGAAAAAATGTCGTGTGTTCTAACTTATGATTTTCCATCTGAGAAATCTGTAGCGAGTGCTGCTTGCTGCGATCTTCCAAGTGGTGCCTCAGGAATATGTCCAAGAGAACAATATGCGAGTCTCGCGACGGGAAAGAAAGACAAGAAAAATCCGGGACTTAAAACTCTTCGACGGATTATGAAAAGTTTAAACATCATTGACCGGAAGCCAAAATTACAATACACAAAACGTTCTCATTCAACAGGAGAGGCTATACCCCCACCATTACACGAACATGTAGAGCCGAGATCACATTCTACTATTGTTCCGCCTACTACCTATTGCTCTGATGAACTGGCTCATACATGTTCGTCACCTGTTTTTAACATCTGCCATACGGAATCAGAGCTAACACTTTCAAGTGATAGCGATACATTGTCGGGGCCAAATAGTACTAACAATTTGTCAAGCTGCGAGTacagtgaaattaaaaataacttttctAATGATTTGCAAAAATTAAATAAGAAGAGTAATACTAATTCTTCAAGTCAGTCTAGTGGTCAAAATATTCTAAGCCCCAACATAGAACTGCTATCACCTAAAGATTCATCAACAGAAACGAACAATCTTGATTCTACAGTAAGACAAATATCAAGTGATGATAATGTGATACCAGATACTGGATCTACGTCATATGATACCACGAGCATATTGTCCGGAATCACAAGTTCAGATAATAATAGTATTGTTTCGAATTCTAGAAAGGCATCGTTAGACAATTGCAGTTATGCATCGTCCTTTCGACAAATGAAATTTGGGAACGACAGTCGACAGACCTCCTTCGAAAGTAATAGGTCAACTTCGTTTGACGGGAATAGTATGACGTCAATCGAAGACAACATGGCTGCTGATAAACAAACAGGATTTTTATCATGTGAACAAATGGTCAATAGTGACAAAGGAACTAGAAGGAGATCCGGAGTCGTGTTTGAAATTATGCTGTAA